One genomic region from Terriglobus aquaticus encodes:
- a CDS encoding cytochrome c oxidase subunit II produces the protein MQFHWHMPANAALHGAALDGQMRLNLAIFAALCVLAQALLVAGILLRRGPQPLGHKRWRLEYVPIAAFTALFFALAWHSERLWAAMRYGGADPAAMQVEAIGMQFAWYFRYPGKDAAFGSTNLRLVAPGEGNPAGIDPADERGRDDFVRSALVLPAGREVDLRLRALDVIHGFSIPALRIKQNALPGQVFHIHFTPSIPGEYSILCTQVCGLGHYRMQAVVRVLPAAEFDTWVREQRP, from the coding sequence ATGCAGTTTCACTGGCACATGCCCGCGAACGCCGCCCTTCACGGCGCCGCACTCGACGGCCAGATGAGACTCAACCTCGCCATTTTCGCCGCGCTATGCGTGCTGGCGCAGGCACTGCTGGTGGCAGGTATTCTGCTACGTCGCGGGCCGCAGCCGCTGGGGCATAAGCGATGGCGCCTGGAGTACGTGCCCATCGCTGCCTTCACCGCTCTGTTCTTTGCCCTGGCGTGGCACTCGGAGCGGCTCTGGGCGGCAATGCGCTACGGCGGCGCCGATCCCGCCGCGATGCAGGTGGAAGCCATCGGCATGCAGTTTGCGTGGTACTTCCGTTACCCCGGCAAGGACGCCGCGTTTGGCTCGACCAACCTGCGCCTCGTCGCGCCCGGGGAAGGCAATCCGGCCGGCATCGATCCGGCGGATGAACGAGGTCGCGACGACTTCGTTCGCAGCGCGCTGGTACTGCCGGCAGGGCGCGAAGTCGACCTACGCCTGCGTGCGCTGGACGTGATCCACGGCTTCAGCATTCCAGCTTTGCGCATCAAGCAGAATGCCCTGCCCGGGCAGGTCTTCCACATCCACTTCACGCCGTCGATCCCGGGCGAGTATTCCATCCTCTGCACGCAGGTTTGTGGCCTCGGCCACTACCGCATGCAGGCTGTGGTTCGGGTTCTGCCGGCCGCGGAGTTCGATACCTGGGTGCGGGAGCAGCGTCCATGA
- the recR gene encoding recombination mediator RecR: MERFAQPMARLIDELRKLPGVGAKSAQRLAFHILRSPESDAEALSNAIRALKAQLRLCSVCNNVTDVDPCIYCASPTRSHRTVCVVEEPTNIAAIEKTRGFNGVYHVLHGTLSPLNGIGPEQLRTANLFNRLAEIDEAILALSPTVEGEATSHWLANELHRAQSREHPIRITRIATGVPAGSDIEYADEITMSRALEHRREL; the protein is encoded by the coding sequence GTGGAACGTTTCGCACAACCGATGGCTCGGCTCATTGACGAGCTGCGCAAGCTGCCAGGCGTGGGCGCCAAGTCGGCCCAGCGGCTCGCGTTTCACATTCTGCGCTCGCCCGAGTCCGACGCGGAAGCGCTCTCAAACGCGATCCGCGCGCTGAAAGCGCAACTCCGGCTCTGCTCGGTGTGCAACAACGTCACCGACGTCGATCCGTGTATCTACTGCGCATCGCCCACGCGCTCTCATCGCACGGTGTGCGTTGTCGAGGAGCCGACCAACATCGCCGCCATTGAGAAGACACGCGGCTTCAACGGCGTGTATCACGTGCTGCACGGAACGCTCTCGCCGCTGAATGGGATTGGACCCGAGCAACTGCGGACGGCTAATCTCTTCAACAGGTTGGCGGAGATCGATGAAGCAATTCTTGCACTCTCGCCAACGGTGGAGGGCGAAGCCACTTCGCATTGGCTGGCAAACGAACTGCATCGCGCCCAGAGCCGCGAACACCCAATCAGGATCACTCGCATCGCGACCGGCGTTCCCGCAGGCAGCGACATTGAATACGCCGACGAGATCACGATGAGCCGCGCGCTGGAGCACCGGCGGGAGCTCTGA
- a CDS encoding serine hydrolase: protein MRTPRPLQIALGAILAAAAAHAQTAPKPPAPHYPTPADAAKEIADLPERLADIAVAHHGKVALYAIQLNTGKTAAIDADHVVQTASTIKLALLWEAERQVALGKANWSDKITLQPGEGVAGSGILHFLDTPVTLTLKDVATMMVIVSDNTATNLMIDRFPTAQVDADMLALGLDQTWLYKKVMKPATGPMPADQPKYGLGKTTPRQIASLMERLGRCQLNLPGTPTIDPAKATAACAVGLDMLRNQFYRETVPRYLEGVDSSEEGSAIASKTGSLNATRSDVAIVAAKTGPIVMAIYTYDNEDQGWSVDNEGEVTIAKLAQAIANTWSPAGTDAKQLKPGLGLLVSAGAAAGKRSATATPQ from the coding sequence ATGAGAACACCGCGCCCGCTCCAGATCGCCCTCGGCGCCATCCTCGCCGCCGCAGCCGCCCACGCCCAAACCGCCCCAAAGCCGCCGGCACCTCACTACCCAACGCCGGCCGACGCGGCGAAAGAGATCGCCGACCTGCCCGAGCGCCTCGCCGACATTGCCGTCGCGCACCACGGCAAAGTCGCCCTCTACGCAATCCAACTCAACACCGGCAAGACTGCAGCCATCGACGCCGATCACGTCGTCCAGACCGCCAGCACCATCAAACTCGCCCTGCTCTGGGAAGCCGAGCGGCAGGTCGCGCTCGGCAAGGCAAACTGGTCCGACAAGATCACCCTGCAGCCCGGCGAAGGCGTCGCCGGCTCCGGAATTCTGCACTTCCTCGACACGCCGGTCACGCTCACACTGAAGGACGTCGCAACGATGATGGTCATCGTCAGCGACAACACCGCGACCAACCTGATGATCGACCGCTTCCCAACGGCACAGGTCGACGCCGACATGCTCGCCCTCGGCCTCGACCAGACCTGGCTTTACAAGAAGGTGATGAAGCCCGCGACCGGACCCATGCCGGCGGATCAGCCGAAGTACGGTTTGGGCAAAACTACGCCGCGCCAGATCGCCAGCCTGATGGAACGGCTCGGCCGCTGCCAGCTCAACCTCCCCGGCACGCCGACAATCGATCCTGCGAAAGCAACGGCGGCCTGCGCCGTCGGCCTCGACATGTTGCGAAACCAGTTCTACCGAGAGACCGTTCCGCGCTACCTGGAAGGCGTGGACTCCTCCGAAGAAGGTTCCGCGATCGCCAGCAAAACTGGCTCGCTGAACGCGACCCGCTCCGACGTCGCCATCGTCGCGGCAAAAACCGGCCCGATCGTTATGGCGATCTACACCTACGACAACGAAGATCAGGGCTGGAGCGTCGACAACGAAGGCGAAGTCACCATCGCCAAGCTTGCCCAAGCTATAGCGAACACGTGGTCGCCGGCCGGAACTGACGCAAAACAGCTCAAGCCGGGTCTCGGCCTGCTGGTCTCTGCGGGTGCCGCAGCCGGTAAGCGGAGCGCCACGGCAACGCCGCAGTAA
- a CDS encoding YbaB/EbfC family nucleoid-associated protein, with amino-acid sequence MDMSKLQEMLGQAQQMQSSMEQKMSQTVAEASSGGGLVTARVNGRKELLRLKIDPTALSASGSDVEMLEDLITAAINEAGRKADQQMQSASQDMLGGLDLNNLLG; translated from the coding sequence ATGGACATGTCGAAGCTCCAGGAAATGCTCGGACAGGCACAGCAGATGCAGTCCAGCATGGAACAGAAAATGAGCCAAACCGTCGCGGAGGCGTCCTCCGGCGGCGGTCTGGTAACCGCCCGCGTCAACGGCCGCAAAGAACTCCTTCGCCTCAAGATCGACCCCACGGCACTCAGCGCCAGCGGCTCCGACGTCGAGATGCTCGAAGACCTCATCACCGCTGCCATCAACGAAGCCGGCCGCAAAGCCGACCAGCAGATGCAATCTGCCAGCCAGGACATGCTCGGCGGCCTCGACCTGAACAACCTGCTCGGATGA